Proteins from a genomic interval of Desulfofustis limnaeus:
- a CDS encoding IscA/HesB family protein: protein MSLTVTDLAVSKLKEYLSQNNIESALRVALMQGGUAGPSLGLALDEPKENDKVYNQSDLTFLVEESLLETCGSINVEYVEAGPRSGFGISSANPVGGGGCSSGSCGSGSCG, encoded by the coding sequence ATGTCTCTCACCGTGACCGATCTGGCTGTATCAAAGCTTAAGGAATATCTGAGCCAGAACAATATCGAATCCGCTCTGCGGGTCGCCCTGATGCAGGGTGGCTGAGCCGGTCCCTCATTGGGATTGGCTCTGGACGAGCCAAAAGAAAACGACAAGGTATATAACCAGAGCGATCTCACTTTCTTGGTTGAGGAAAGCCTGCTGGAAACCTGTGGTTCCATCAATGTGGAGTACGTCGAAGCCGGTCCGCGTTCGGGATTCGGCATCTCCTCCGCCAACCCCGTAGGTGGCGGCGGCTGCTCTTCCGGCTCCTGCGGTTCAGGCAGTTGCGGTTGA